In Bactrocera oleae isolate idBacOlea1 chromosome 5, idBacOlea1, whole genome shotgun sequence, a genomic segment contains:
- the ben gene encoding ubiquitin-conjugating enzyme E2 N, translating to MSSLPRRIIKETQRLMQEPVPGINAIPDENNARYFHVIVTGPNDSPFEGGVFKLELFLPEDYPMSAPKVRFITKIYHPNIDRLGRICLDVLKDKWSPALQIRTILLSIQALLSAPNPDDPLANDVAELWKVNEAEAIKNAREWTQKYAVED from the coding sequence ATGTCCAGCTTACCACGTCGTATCATTAAGGAAACTCAGCGCTTGATGCAGGAGCCTGTGCCCGGAATTAATGCCATTCCTGATGAGAACAATGCGCGCTACTTTCATGTTATCGTAACGGGTCCAAATGATTCACCTTTCGAAGGTGGCGTTTTTAAATTGGAATTATTCTTGCCCGAAGATTATCCAATGTCAGCGCCAAAAGTACGATTCATTACCAAAATCTATCATCCGAATATTGATCGCTTGGGACGCATTTGCTTGGATGTACTCAAGGATAAGTGGAGTCCAGCATTGCAAATTCGTACAATTTTGCTTTCAATTCAGGCGCTATTAAGTGCACCCAATCCCGATGATCCACTAGCAAATGATGTCGCAGAATTGTGGAAGGTGAACGAGGCTGAGGCCATCAAGAATGCACGTGAATGGACTCAGAAATATGCCGTCGAAGACTGA